A genome region from Cervus canadensis isolate Bull #8, Minnesota chromosome 10, ASM1932006v1, whole genome shotgun sequence includes the following:
- the TLDC2 gene encoding TLD domain-containing protein 2 isoform X1, giving the protein MKSLRWRYTRLPSRVEDALSGEEDKEEEEEKEEATTPAPAPVPEGPVAPHLAGASQVLGASEMSQLSLHLPPRVTGYSWRLAFCTSRDGFSLRSLYRQMEGQSGPVLLMLRDQDGQMFGAFSSSALRLSKGFYGTGETFLFSFSPQLKVFKWTGSNSFFVKGDLDSLMMGCGSGRFGLWLDGDLYRGGSHPCATFNNEVLARQEQFCISEVEAWVLS; this is encoded by the exons ATGAAAAGTCTCCGCTGGCGTTACACTCGGCTG CCCAGCCGGGTGGAGGATGCTCTGTCTGGGGAGGAGgacaaggaagaggaggaggaaaaggaggaggcgACAACCCCAGCCCCAGCTCCGGTTCCTGAAGGCCCCGTGGCGCCCCACCTGGCAGGAGCCAGCCAGGTTCTGGGAGCCTCGGAGATGAGTCAG CTCAGTCTCCACCTGCCGCCGAGAGTCACTGGATACTCCTGGAGGCTGGCCTTCTGCACGTCGAGGGACGGCTTCAGTCTGCGGAGCCTGTACAGGCAGATGGAGGGCCAGAGTGGGCCGGTGCTGCTGATGCTGAGAGACCAGGACGGCCAG ATGTTTGGCGCCTTTTCCTCCTCGGCCCTTCGACTCAGCAAAGGCTTCTACGGTACTGGCGAgaccttcctcttctccttctctccaCAACTGAAG GTCTTCAAGTGGACAGGAAGCAACTCTTTCTTTGTGAAAGGCGACTTGGATTCTCTGATGATGGGCTGTGGCAG TGGCCGCTTTGGGCTGTGGTTGGATGGAGACTTGTACCGCGGGGGGAGCCACCCCTGTGCGACCTTCAACAATGAGGTGCTGGCCCGGCAGGAGCAGTTCTGCATCAGTGAGGTGGAGGCCTGGGTCCTGAGCTGA
- the TLDC2 gene encoding TLD domain-containing protein 2 isoform X2, with translation MKSLRWRYTRLPSRVEDALSGEEDKEEEEEKEEATTPAPAPVPEGPVAPHLAGASQVLGASEMSQLSLHLPPRVTGYSWRLAFCTSRDGFSLRSLYRQMEGQSGPVLLMLRDQDGQVFKWTGSNSFFVKGDLDSLMMGCGSGRFGLWLDGDLYRGGSHPCATFNNEVLARQEQFCISEVEAWVLS, from the exons ATGAAAAGTCTCCGCTGGCGTTACACTCGGCTG CCCAGCCGGGTGGAGGATGCTCTGTCTGGGGAGGAGgacaaggaagaggaggaggaaaaggaggaggcgACAACCCCAGCCCCAGCTCCGGTTCCTGAAGGCCCCGTGGCGCCCCACCTGGCAGGAGCCAGCCAGGTTCTGGGAGCCTCGGAGATGAGTCAG CTCAGTCTCCACCTGCCGCCGAGAGTCACTGGATACTCCTGGAGGCTGGCCTTCTGCACGTCGAGGGACGGCTTCAGTCTGCGGAGCCTGTACAGGCAGATGGAGGGCCAGAGTGGGCCGGTGCTGCTGATGCTGAGAGACCAGGACGGCCAG GTCTTCAAGTGGACAGGAAGCAACTCTTTCTTTGTGAAAGGCGACTTGGATTCTCTGATGATGGGCTGTGGCAG TGGCCGCTTTGGGCTGTGGTTGGATGGAGACTTGTACCGCGGGGGGAGCCACCCCTGTGCGACCTTCAACAATGAGGTGCTGGCCCGGCAGGAGCAGTTCTGCATCAGTGAGGTGGAGGCCTGGGTCCTGAGCTGA